One window of Novosphingobium sp. P6W genomic DNA carries:
- a CDS encoding pitrilysin family protein, with protein sequence MRASLIAILMVLAPAPLAAKDKPPRPATARDHTAWAFEHSDVPVDPDFRFGRLANGMRYVIRHNATPAGTGIVRMDVNAGSLDESQQEQGFAHFVEHMAFNGSTRVPEGQMIPLLEREGLAFGADTNASTGFDRTLYKLDLPRSDPALLDTALMLMRETASNLTISQAAIARERGVVLAEMRDRNSWSLRNAIDATQFFYPGALYAERFPIGTTETLNAANAETLRAFYEREYVPAQVTLVVVGDFDAAAVEAGIVRHFGDWAAKPADPQPDAGPIKPKDRNRAAVYLDPALAERVTVQRNGKYQDEPDSLAQRREGLLRSIGYDIVNRRLQRLSRGAEPPFRGAGFGTGDVFEAARSTRLIIDTVDGKWRAGLDAAGREYRRALTYGFEPGEVAEQVVQVRAALTNAAASAGTRSNAVLTQLALTLIDDELVPATPKSGLARFEAYAAQITPDAVLAAMKREALALDKPLIRFQGRQAPEGGAAALRETWRGAMQAKITRETKAAAAQFAYTDFGAPGTVVSDTRTPGLAIREVRFANGVMLNLKKTDLETDRVRVTLAIDGGDMLGTRANPLASDMVPYLDEGGLALHSRDDLDSILAGRTVGFGFSRGEASFDSRVATTPRDLELQLQLLTALMTAPGYRPEGEVQYRQQINNYFAQVRAAPGSALQADLGGILSDNDPRFSLQKVEDYRQLTYARLQKDIGDRLAHGAIEVGVVGDIDEDRTIALVAATLGALPARESAFRPHGDQPPRLFTGDRSPRVIRHTGPADQALLRITWPTRDDADPVETLALEMLERVMRVELTDQLREALGKAYSPSASSSLSHEWKGYGVFAVNASVDVSEVTATRAAIRQVVGELRTAPVSEDILRRARQPLVEGLQNALKNNGGWMALVDHAQTEPDRIARFEKAKERVLALTPADVQAMAKRYLAPDAGLEVLVLPEGVPVPKG encoded by the coding sequence ATGAGAGCTTCCCTGATTGCGATCCTGATGGTGCTGGCGCCCGCGCCGCTGGCTGCCAAGGACAAGCCCCCCCGCCCCGCCACTGCCCGCGATCACACCGCCTGGGCTTTTGAGCACAGCGATGTGCCGGTCGACCCGGATTTCCGCTTCGGCCGACTTGCCAATGGCATGCGCTACGTGATCCGCCACAATGCCACGCCTGCCGGCACCGGCATCGTGCGCATGGACGTGAATGCCGGCTCGCTCGACGAATCGCAGCAGGAACAGGGGTTCGCCCACTTCGTCGAACACATGGCTTTCAACGGTTCCACCCGTGTTCCCGAAGGCCAGATGATCCCACTGCTCGAACGCGAGGGCCTGGCTTTCGGCGCGGATACCAATGCCTCCACCGGGTTCGACCGCACCCTTTACAAGCTCGATCTTCCGCGCAGCGATCCGGCCCTGCTCGACACTGCGCTGATGCTGATGCGCGAGACGGCAAGCAACCTGACGATCTCGCAGGCCGCCATCGCCCGCGAACGCGGCGTCGTGCTGGCCGAAATGCGCGACCGCAATTCCTGGTCCCTGCGCAACGCCATAGACGCGACACAGTTCTTCTACCCCGGCGCCCTGTATGCCGAACGCTTCCCGATAGGCACAACCGAAACGCTGAACGCCGCAAACGCCGAAACCCTGCGCGCCTTTTATGAGCGCGAGTACGTGCCCGCCCAAGTCACGCTGGTCGTGGTGGGCGACTTCGACGCCGCCGCGGTGGAAGCCGGGATCGTGCGCCATTTCGGCGACTGGGCGGCGAAACCCGCCGATCCCCAGCCCGATGCCGGTCCGATCAAGCCGAAGGACCGCAACCGCGCCGCCGTCTACCTCGACCCCGCTTTGGCCGAGCGCGTCACCGTCCAGCGCAACGGCAAGTATCAGGACGAGCCTGACAGCCTTGCCCAGCGCCGCGAGGGGCTGCTGCGCTCAATCGGCTACGACATCGTCAACCGCCGCCTCCAGCGCCTCTCGCGCGGCGCGGAACCGCCGTTTCGCGGCGCCGGCTTCGGCACCGGCGACGTGTTCGAGGCGGCGCGCTCGACCCGCCTCATCATCGATACCGTCGACGGCAAGTGGCGTGCCGGGCTGGACGCCGCCGGGCGCGAGTATCGCCGCGCCCTGACTTATGGCTTCGAGCCGGGCGAAGTCGCCGAACAGGTGGTCCAGGTGCGCGCCGCGCTGACCAACGCGGCGGCCTCAGCAGGCACGCGCAGCAATGCGGTGCTGACCCAGCTTGCGCTCACTTTAATCGACGATGAGCTGGTGCCTGCCACGCCGAAATCCGGGCTAGCCCGCTTCGAGGCTTACGCCGCGCAGATCACACCGGATGCCGTGCTCGCCGCGATGAAGCGCGAGGCGCTGGCGCTCGACAAACCGTTGATCCGCTTTCAGGGCCGCCAGGCGCCGGAAGGCGGAGCTGCGGCGCTGCGCGAAACCTGGCGCGGGGCGATGCAGGCGAAGATCACCCGCGAAACCAAGGCTGCCGCCGCGCAGTTCGCCTACACCGATTTCGGTGCGCCGGGCACCGTGGTCAGCGACACGCGCACCCCGGGCCTCGCCATCCGGGAAGTGCGTTTCGCCAACGGGGTGATGCTCAACCTCAAGAAGACCGACCTTGAAACCGATCGCGTGCGCGTCACCCTCGCGATCGACGGCGGCGACATGCTGGGCACCCGCGCCAACCCGTTGGCGAGCGATATGGTGCCCTATCTCGACGAAGGCGGCCTTGCCCTGCACAGCCGGGACGACCTCGATTCGATCCTCGCCGGACGCACCGTGGGCTTTGGCTTTTCGCGCGGAGAGGCCAGCTTCGATTCGCGCGTCGCCACCACCCCGCGCGACCTCGAACTGCAATTGCAGCTGCTCACCGCCCTGATGACCGCGCCGGGCTATCGGCCCGAAGGCGAGGTTCAGTACCGCCAGCAGATCAACAACTACTTCGCGCAGGTCCGCGCCGCTCCCGGTTCCGCGCTTCAGGCCGACCTTGGCGGCATCCTGTCGGACAACGATCCACGCTTTTCGCTGCAGAAGGTCGAGGATTACCGCCAGCTGACTTATGCCCGCCTGCAAAAGGACATCGGCGACCGCCTGGCCCACGGCGCCATCGAGGTCGGCGTGGTCGGCGACATCGACGAGGACCGGACGATCGCCCTCGTCGCCGCGACTTTGGGCGCCCTGCCCGCCCGCGAATCGGCCTTCCGCCCCCACGGCGACCAGCCGCCGCGCCTGTTCACCGGGGACCGCAGCCCCCGCGTGATCCGCCATACCGGCCCCGCCGATCAAGCGCTGCTGCGCATCACCTGGCCGACCCGCGACGATGCCGATCCGGTGGAAACGCTCGCGCTGGAAATGCTGGAGCGGGTCATGCGCGTGGAACTGACCGACCAACTGCGCGAGGCGCTGGGCAAGGCTTATTCACCTTCTGCGTCGAGTTCGCTCTCGCACGAATGGAAGGGGTACGGCGTGTTCGCCGTCAACGCCTCGGTCGACGTATCGGAAGTCACCGCCACCCGCGCGGCGATCCGGCAGGTGGTGGGCGAACTGCGCACTGCCCCGGTCAGCGAGGACATCCTGCGCCGCGCCCGCCAGCCGCTGGTCGAAGGGCTGCAGAACGCGCTGAAGAACAACGGCGGCTGGATGGCTTTGGTAGACCACGCCCAGACCGAGCCCGACCGGATCGCACGATTCGAGAAGGCCAAGGAACGCGTCTTGGCCCTGACCCCGGCGGACGTGCAGGCGATGGCCAAACGCTACCTCGCGCCGGATGCGGGGCTGGAAGTACTGGTCCTGCCGGAGGGCGTGCCGGTTCCAAAAGGCTGA
- a CDS encoding oxaloacetate decarboxylase, with protein MPTPGEKLRALIENGEHFVAAEAYSALTGRIVQHVGFKAAYLGGHACSAFHYAVPDNGSFTQIEQIEQAARIAQAMEIPLVADADTLGETVADAYRLTKMYVAAGIAGYHVEDEVNPKHSKHVNGLCSIEEMQCRIEAGVKARGDSGLVIIARCDELYTSANGGGGTGSIEGAIRRAHAYAEAGADAVVFASAPPEQQMQVIPHMKIPVCTLGFNLPDTRFTLSTGWGWVSAAVNHLKMARELMETGSVASAMGAFTNFPEKYDLIDQALYDDLIVDWADRVGKPTRPNHAR; from the coding sequence ATGCCGACACCGGGCGAAAAGCTGCGCGCACTGATCGAGAACGGTGAGCATTTCGTCGCCGCCGAGGCTTACAGCGCGCTCACCGGCCGCATCGTTCAGCATGTCGGCTTCAAGGCGGCCTATCTGGGCGGCCATGCCTGCTCCGCTTTCCATTATGCGGTCCCCGACAATGGCAGCTTCACCCAGATCGAGCAGATCGAACAGGCGGCCCGCATCGCCCAGGCCATGGAGATCCCGCTGGTCGCCGATGCCGATACCCTGGGCGAGACGGTGGCCGATGCCTATCGCCTGACGAAGATGTACGTCGCGGCCGGGATCGCCGGCTATCACGTCGAGGACGAGGTGAACCCCAAGCACTCCAAGCACGTCAACGGACTGTGCTCGATCGAGGAGATGCAGTGCCGAATCGAAGCGGGCGTCAAGGCGCGGGGCGATTCGGGCCTTGTCATCATCGCGCGCTGCGATGAACTCTACACCAGCGCCAATGGCGGGGGCGGCACCGGCTCCATCGAAGGGGCGATCCGGCGCGCCCATGCCTATGCCGAGGCCGGGGCCGACGCGGTGGTCTTCGCCAGTGCGCCGCCAGAACAGCAGATGCAGGTGATCCCGCATATGAAGATCCCGGTTTGTACGCTGGGCTTCAACCTGCCCGATACCCGCTTCACGCTATCCACCGGGTGGGGCTGGGTTTCGGCGGCGGTCAATCACCTCAAAATGGCGCGCGAGCTGATGGAAACAGGCTCGGTCGCCAGCGCCATGGGAGCCTTTACCAATTTCCCCGAGAAATACGACCTGATCGACCAGGCGCTGTACGACGACCTCATCGTCGATTGGGCGGACCGGGTGGGCAAGCCGACCAGGCCCAATCACGCGCGCTGA